From Hydra vulgaris chromosome 07, alternate assembly HydraT2T_AEP, a single genomic window includes:
- the LOC136082759 gene encoding uncharacterized protein LOC136082759 — protein MFYSFVNKKSKCCNSVVPLLQNDASLITDDCKKSQLLNNFFGSVFVTDNCIAPVLDLPKHKNSLNDIMLPYNSVVSYLQKLSFKSSKFPDGYPAIFLKSISNAIAIFFLSTLFEMSISKNVIPRIWKTTIICPIFKKENPSLPTNYRPISMTCVVCKIMEPIIAESVTSYILLNNFISVHQCGFLKRRSTCTQMLTTLNE, from the coding sequence ATGTTTTACTCTTTCGTAAACAAAAAATCCAAATGCTGTAACTCTGTTGTGCCATTACTTCAAAATGATGCTTCTCTTATTACAGATGATTGTAAAAAATcgcaacttttaaacaatttttttggctCTGTGTTTGTTACTGACAATTGTATTGCACCAGTCTTAGATTTACcaaaacacaaaaattctttaaatgatATTATGCTTCCTTACAATTCtgttgtttcttatctacaaaaGCTTTCATTCAAATCTTCCAAATTCCCTGATGGTTATCCCgccatatttttaaagtcaatttCAAATgctattgctattttttttctttcgactCTGTTTGAAATGTCAATTTCCAAAAATGTTATACCTCGGATCTGGAAAACTACTATAATATGTccgatatttaaaaaagaaaacccgTCGTTACCCACAAATTACAGACCTATTTCCATGACATGTGTTGTTTGTAAAATTATGGAACCAATAATTGCTGAAAGCGTTACAAGTTATATACTCCTGAATAATTTCATTTCTGTGCACCAGTGCGGTTTCTTAAAGCGTAGATCCACATGTACACAGATGTTGACAACATTAAATGAGTGA